One region of Manis pentadactyla isolate mManPen7 chromosome 9, mManPen7.hap1, whole genome shotgun sequence genomic DNA includes:
- the HRAS gene encoding GTPase HRas isoform X3 — protein MRRASRAPRPRPPLPTRLRPQPRGQSRQRADSYRKQVVIDGETCLLDILDTAGQEEYSAMRDQYMRTGEGFLCVFAINNTKSFEDIHQYREQIKRVKDSDDVPMVLVGNKCDLAARTVESRQAQDLARSYGIPYIETSAKTRQGVEDAFYTLVREIRQHKARKLSPPDEGGPGCMSCKCLLS, from the exons ATGCGCCGGGCGAGCCGcgcgccccggccccggcccccgcTCCCGACCCGGCTTCGGCCCCAGCCCCGGGGCCAGTCGCGCCAGCGAGCG GATTCCTACCGGAAGCAAGTGGTCATTGATGGGGAGACATGTCTGCTAGACATCCTGGACACGGCGGGCCAGGAGGAGTACAGCGCCATGCGGGACCAGTACATGCGCACTGGGGAGGGCTTCCTCTGTGTGTTCGCTATCAACAACACCAAATCCTTTGAGGACATCCACCAATACAG GGAGCAGATCAAGCGGGTGAAGGACTCAGACGATGTGCCCATGGTCCTAGTCGGGAACAAGTGTGACCTGGCTGCACGCACTGTGGAGTCTCGGCAGGCACAGGACCTTGCCCGAAGCTACGGCATCCCCTACATAGAGACATCGGCCAAGACGCGCCAG GGCGTGGAGGATGCCTTCTACACCCTGGTGCGTGAGATCCGGCAGCACAAGGCGCGCAAACTGAGCCCGCCGGACGAGGGCGGCCCGGGCTGCATGAGCTGCAAGTGCCTGCTCTCCTGA
- the HRAS gene encoding GTPase HRas isoform X2 has translation MTEYKLVVVGAGGVGKSALTIQLIQNHFVDEYDPTIEDSYRKQVVIDGETCLLDILDTAGQEEYSAMRDQYMRTGEGFLCVFAINNTKSFEDIHQYREQIKRVKDSDDVPMVLVGNKCDLAARTVESRQAQDLARSYGIPYIETSAKTRQGSRSGSGSRSGTLWDPPGPL, from the exons ATGACGGAATATAAGCTCGTGGTGGTGGGCGCTGGGGGTGTGGGGAAGAGTGCCCTGACCATCCAGCTCATCCAGAACCACTTCGTGGACGAGTATGACCCCACCATCGAG GATTCCTACCGGAAGCAAGTGGTCATTGATGGGGAGACATGTCTGCTAGACATCCTGGACACGGCGGGCCAGGAGGAGTACAGCGCCATGCGGGACCAGTACATGCGCACTGGGGAGGGCTTCCTCTGTGTGTTCGCTATCAACAACACCAAATCCTTTGAGGACATCCACCAATACAG GGAGCAGATCAAGCGGGTGAAGGACTCAGACGATGTGCCCATGGTCCTAGTCGGGAACAAGTGTGACCTGGCTGCACGCACTGTGGAGTCTCGGCAGGCACAGGACCTTGCCCGAAGCTACGGCATCCCCTACATAGAGACATCGGCCAAGACGCGCCAG GGCAGCCGCTCTGGCTCTGGCTCCAGGTCCGGGACCCTCTGGGACCCTCCAGGACCCCTGTGA
- the HRAS gene encoding GTPase HRas isoform X1, which produces MTEYKLVVVGAGGVGKSALTIQLIQNHFVDEYDPTIEDSYRKQVVIDGETCLLDILDTAGQEEYSAMRDQYMRTGEGFLCVFAINNTKSFEDIHQYREQIKRVKDSDDVPMVLVGNKCDLAARTVESRQAQDLARSYGIPYIETSAKTRQGVEDAFYTLVREIRQHKARKLSPPDEGGPGCMSCKCLLS; this is translated from the exons ATGACGGAATATAAGCTCGTGGTGGTGGGCGCTGGGGGTGTGGGGAAGAGTGCCCTGACCATCCAGCTCATCCAGAACCACTTCGTGGACGAGTATGACCCCACCATCGAG GATTCCTACCGGAAGCAAGTGGTCATTGATGGGGAGACATGTCTGCTAGACATCCTGGACACGGCGGGCCAGGAGGAGTACAGCGCCATGCGGGACCAGTACATGCGCACTGGGGAGGGCTTCCTCTGTGTGTTCGCTATCAACAACACCAAATCCTTTGAGGACATCCACCAATACAG GGAGCAGATCAAGCGGGTGAAGGACTCAGACGATGTGCCCATGGTCCTAGTCGGGAACAAGTGTGACCTGGCTGCACGCACTGTGGAGTCTCGGCAGGCACAGGACCTTGCCCGAAGCTACGGCATCCCCTACATAGAGACATCGGCCAAGACGCGCCAG GGCGTGGAGGATGCCTTCTACACCCTGGTGCGTGAGATCCGGCAGCACAAGGCGCGCAAACTGAGCCCGCCGGACGAGGGCGGCCCGGGCTGCATGAGCTGCAAGTGCCTGCTCTCCTGA